The Watersipora subatra chromosome 1, tzWatSuba1.1, whole genome shotgun sequence genome has a window encoding:
- the LOC137391529 gene encoding serine-rich adhesin for platelets-like, which yields MVINFMKAKEKENSNRTVAQSDTAARDDYGFLDSARQQDKKVIPNGHSYTTKNARNRSTSRSDAAVYKRPQASPHRSTDRGRSRADPLEFYSQVAERRSRSTSRASRQTENYSTTQKVGRTDRSRSKSRDIVTLYTSSNAQARCRSATPVGSLRSYIYVPPSNTSNHSTMTLPKSQASTNFDICPISAHGSRQADQSMRSRSLVREPTDRDSTLKSTCSSYTPRAKSESRSSSVMRDAISLCSNFSTQSRALSNSEIVSQNLELWISTTSKNQRLRSKSRERKKEETKTKFVTLLEMDERANVQNEKQLNDANSVNPTNIKMMAIAGHTPSNNWESNDELKVRPGDLITGHYKQNEWLYASLSDSSSGYVPYAYTKAIKITSLDKSSTLPLDKGRSTTAKLNYSETELSDQKHRGHDRISDIDYPNVEHKPYRDSLSSTNSAFLEEIMCIRPAGVPRNLRQPREFADCLVVDADNNSELNEDIKVCSDSGISEPNSNHSDEMDPYVSLANSRLRQDSNPVPAGSRSSVASSNPQEDCRARRMCKNFGHSGQEGRANQRHVTQQIDFMPLGLLGERLQQPVSPYGTYFTPNYSYAQPNYHNISQDMHARAQPVMDIPSECKPQIPRDYNGPRARVAYDYMGMLEDDVVVKAGEVVTVLNFEDIEWIWVMRKDGVEGFMPREYVISPELSMLSERSGAQQHMLVTL from the exons ATGGTGATCAATTTCATGAAGGCTAAAG AAAAAGAGAATTCAAATCGAACTGTGGCCCAGTCTGATACTGCTGCTCGAGATGACTATGGATTCCTAGACTCGGCGCGACAGCAAGACAAAAAAGTGATACCTAACGGCCACTCGTACACCACAAAG AATGCAAGAAATCGGAGTACCTCACGCTCAGATGCTGCAGTTTATAAAAGGCCACAAGCCTCTCCTCACAGATCTACTGATCGTGGTAGAAGTCGAGCAGATCCTTTAGAATTTTATTCACAAGTTGCGGAGAGGAGGTCACGCAGCACGAGTAGAGCCAGTAGGCAAACTGAAAACTATTCAACTACACAGAAAGTCGGTAGGACTGATCGAAGTCGGTCAAAATCGAGAGATATCGTAACATTGTACACATCTAGCAACGCTCAAGCGCGATGCAGGTCTGCTACACCTGTCGGGTCACTCAGGAGTTATATCTATGTTCCACCATCAAATACCAGTAATCATTCCACTATGACACTACCTAAATCACAAGCATCAACAAATTTTGACATCTGTCCGATCTCTGCCCATGGTTCTCGCCAAGCTGATCAGAGCATGCGATCACGAAGCCTTGTTCGGGAGCCAACTGATCGAGATTCGACTCTCAAATCAACATGCAGTTCCTACACTCCCAGAGCCAAGAGCGAATCTCGTAGTAGCTCTGTTATGCGAGATGCAATATCATTATGCAGCAATTTTTCTACGCAAAGTCGAGCACTTAGTAATAGTGAAATTGTTTCTCAAAATTTGGAGCTTTGGATATCAACAACATCAAAAAATCAAAGATTACGCTCCAAGTCTCGAGAACGGAAAAAAGAAGAGACGAAGACCAAATTTGTTACGCTCTTAGAGATGGATGAGAGAGCGAATGTTCAAAACGAAAAACAACTAAATGATGCGAACAGCGTAAATCCAACAAACATCAAGATGATGGCGATAGCTGGTCACACTCCTTCCAATAATTGGGAGTCTAATGATGAACTCAAAGTGAGGCCAGGAGATCTGATTACGGGTCACTACAAACAAAATGAATGGTTATACGCATCACTAAGCGACTCTTCCAGTGGCTATGTACCATACGCTTATACAAAAGCCATTAAAATTACTTCCTTAGACAAATCCTCAACACTTCCCCTTGACAAAGGTAGATCAACTACTGCCAAACTCAATTATTCGGAGACAGAGCTCAGTGACCAAAAACACAGAGGCCATGACAGGATAAGCGATATTGACTACCCAAATGTGGAACATAAACCATACAGAGACAGCCTAAGTTCTACAAACAGTGCATTTCTTGAAGAAATTATGTGTATTCGACCGGCGGGGGTTCCGAGGAACTTGAGGCAACCCCGGGAATTCGCCGATTGTCTCGTTGTCGATGCAGACAATAATTCTGAGTTAAATGAAGATATCAAAGTGTGCAGTGACAGTGGCATAAGTGAGCCCAACAGCAATCACAGTGATGAAATGGATCCATACGTTTCCCTAGCCAACAGTCGGCTGCGGCAAGACAGCAATCCGGTGCCAGCAGGCTCGAGGTCATCAGTCGCCTCAAGCAATCCTCAGGAAGACTGCAGAGCACGCAGGATGTGCAAAAACTTTGGTCACTCGGGTCAAGAAGGTCGAGCCAATCAACGGCATGTCACTCAACAAATTGATTTCATGCCTTTAGGTTTACTTGGAGAGCGCCTGCAGCAGCCAGTGTCTCCTTATGGTACCTATTTTACACCAAATTACTCATATGCTCAGCCAAATTATCACAATATCTCTCAAGATATGCATGCTCGTGCGCAGCCTGTCATGGATATACCCTCTGAGTGTAAACCACAAATACCAAGAGACTACAACGGGCCGCGCGCAAGGGTTGCCTATGATTACATGGGAATGCTTGAAGATGACGTGGTAGTAAAAGCTGGTGAAGTTGTGACTGTACTGAATTTTGAAGACATAGAATGGATTTGGGTGATGCGGAAGGATGGCGTGGAAGGCTTTATGCCTAGGGAATATGTTATATCACCAGAGCTGAGCATGCTTAGTGAGAGAAGTGGGGCCCAGCAACATATGCTTGTAACATTGTGA